From a single Labrenzia sp. PHM005 genomic region:
- a CDS encoding TRAP transporter large permease has protein sequence MALVLLFVILFALLIAGAPVAVALGVASLVFIMMSGLPDVVVLHNMVNGINSFPLIAVPFFIMAGHLMNSAGITSRIFAFARATVGWMYGGLGHVNVGASVVFAGMSGAAVADAGGLGNIEIKAMREAGYDTDFSVGVTAASSTIGPIIPPSLPLVVYGVISDTSIGQLFAAGLIPGLIMAMALMVMVAFYAKIRNYPRDERFQVKAFIKALGNALLPLFTPLIIVGGILTGIFTPTEAAIAAVAYSAFLGLVVYRTLNAKRLLRVSMDTVETTASIMLIVAASAIFAWILTANQVAQMFAQNLLTFVDGKIAILLIIMLIVLIVGCFMETLAAITILTPVLLPVAMQVGVDPVHFGIILILNLMIGLLTPPVGLVLYVLSKVSDVPFERCFTATAPFLIPLVLVLLTLTFVPELSMWLPTAVYR, from the coding sequence ATGGCTTTAGTGCTGCTGTTCGTAATATTGTTTGCCCTTTTGATTGCCGGTGCGCCGGTTGCCGTGGCACTTGGCGTTGCCTCTCTGGTGTTCATCATGATGTCTGGCCTGCCGGATGTCGTGGTGCTGCACAACATGGTCAACGGCATCAACTCTTTCCCGTTGATCGCCGTGCCCTTCTTCATCATGGCCGGGCACCTGATGAATTCCGCTGGGATCACCTCCCGCATCTTTGCTTTTGCCCGGGCAACGGTCGGCTGGATGTATGGCGGTCTCGGCCACGTGAATGTCGGCGCCAGTGTTGTCTTTGCTGGCATGTCGGGTGCGGCGGTGGCCGATGCCGGCGGGCTCGGCAACATTGAAATCAAGGCCATGCGCGAGGCCGGCTACGACACGGATTTTTCCGTTGGTGTCACAGCAGCCTCTTCGACCATCGGGCCAATCATTCCGCCCTCCCTGCCGCTTGTCGTTTACGGGGTGATCTCCGACACGTCGATCGGCCAGCTTTTTGCGGCTGGGCTCATTCCCGGCCTCATCATGGCGATGGCCCTGATGGTTATGGTCGCCTTCTACGCAAAAATCAGAAACTACCCGCGCGATGAGCGTTTCCAGGTTAAAGCTTTTATCAAAGCGCTCGGCAATGCCCTGTTGCCGCTGTTCACTCCCTTAATCATCGTCGGCGGCATTCTGACCGGTATCTTTACCCCAACCGAAGCTGCCATTGCAGCTGTGGCTTATTCAGCCTTTCTGGGGTTGGTGGTCTACCGCACGCTCAATGCCAAGCGGTTGCTCCGGGTGTCCATGGACACGGTCGAAACCACCGCGTCGATCATGCTGATCGTGGCCGCGTCAGCAATCTTTGCCTGGATCCTGACGGCCAATCAGGTCGCCCAGATGTTTGCGCAAAACTTGCTGACCTTTGTTGACGGCAAGATTGCCATTCTCTTGATCATCATGCTGATCGTGCTGATTGTCGGCTGTTTTATGGAGACGCTGGCTGCAATCACCATCCTGACGCCCGTGCTGCTGCCGGTCGCCATGCAGGTTGGGGTCGATCCGGTTCACTTCGGCATCATCTTGATCCTCAACCTGATGATCGGGCTTTTGACGCCACCGGTCGGGCTGGTGCTCTACGTGCTTTCCAAGGTCTCCGATGTGCCATTTGAGCGCTGCTTTACGGCAACAGCCCCCTT
- a CDS encoding GntR family transcriptional regulator, translated as MKRSARGDMTDEGLEAKGEARRKRAPNAPPTSQIRYPAGGAKTLAQVQYQRLLDRITTMELLPGAPISEPELAAEAGVSRTPVREAIQRLAREGLVEVVPKSGTFVARIPVSALPEAVLARRALEGMTARAAAKLATRSQVLSLRVILEEHKELAATGDRELFHKSDERFHEQLAGVGQLPGLWRLVQQVKLQLDRFRRLTLPEEGRLKLIIDEHTAVVDAIEAGDSDLAVKAIETHLSGLQLHIETVVAAHPDYFIYDCDPSELLKI; from the coding sequence ATGAAACGAAGTGCACGAGGCGATATGACTGACGAAGGCTTGGAAGCAAAAGGAGAAGCGCGGCGAAAAAGGGCGCCCAACGCCCCGCCGACATCGCAAATCCGCTACCCGGCAGGCGGCGCTAAGACCCTTGCGCAGGTTCAATATCAAAGGCTGCTGGATCGGATTACAACGATGGAGCTGCTGCCGGGGGCACCAATATCCGAACCGGAATTGGCGGCTGAAGCAGGGGTCAGCCGCACCCCAGTACGTGAGGCCATTCAAAGGCTAGCACGGGAAGGCCTGGTGGAGGTTGTTCCAAAATCAGGAACATTCGTTGCCAGAATTCCGGTCTCAGCGCTTCCAGAAGCTGTATTGGCTCGACGGGCACTTGAAGGAATGACCGCCCGCGCAGCGGCCAAGCTGGCGACCCGCAGTCAGGTTTTGTCATTGCGCGTCATACTTGAAGAGCACAAAGAGCTGGCGGCAACTGGCGACCGGGAACTCTTCCATAAGTCGGATGAGCGGTTTCACGAACAGCTTGCCGGTGTTGGTCAACTGCCGGGCCTGTGGCGCCTTGTGCAGCAAGTCAAGTTGCAGCTCGATCGGTTCCGCCGTCTTACTCTACCCGAAGAAGGCCGCCTGAAGCTGATTATCGATGAACATACTGCGGTAGTAGATGCGATTGAGGCGGGGGACTCGGACTTGGCTGTGAAGGCAATCGAAACCCACTTGTCCGGACTTCAATTGCACATCGAAACGGTGGTTGCCGCGCATCCGGATTACTTCATCTACGACTGTGACCCCTCAGAGCTTTTGAAAATATAA
- a CDS encoding BMP family protein: MFTVKPFSKVRRGLLAAAMAVTAAATFPLSSAEAADPIKVAAIYTVPVEQQWVSRIDKALKAAAERGDITYTFSENVANTDYERVMREYAEQGMDLVVGEAFAVERAARKVAAEYPETAFLMGSSFGAAKPNFSVFDNWIHEPSYLSGMIAGATTKSNVIGMVGGYAIPEVNRLMHAFMDGATSVNPDVKFLVTFINSWYDPPKAKESAFAMIDKGADILYAERFGVSDAAKEKGILAIGNVIDTAADYPGTILSSALWHMEPTIDKAIAAVVADEFEPADYGPYSFMGYGGGSFLVDEGLASAEAVAAAKAKEQEILGGLFRVNVNDSEPKSTM; encoded by the coding sequence ATGTTCACTGTTAAACCGTTCTCAAAGGTCCGCAGGGGCCTGTTGGCGGCTGCCATGGCTGTCACAGCCGCCGCCACGTTTCCGCTTTCTTCTGCTGAGGCCGCAGATCCGATCAAGGTTGCTGCGATCTACACCGTTCCGGTCGAGCAGCAATGGGTGAGCCGTATCGACAAGGCGCTTAAAGCCGCCGCAGAACGCGGTGACATCACCTACACCTTCTCTGAAAATGTCGCGAACACCGACTATGAACGCGTCATGCGCGAATATGCTGAACAAGGCATGGATCTGGTCGTTGGTGAAGCTTTTGCAGTGGAGCGTGCAGCACGCAAGGTTGCCGCGGAATACCCGGAAACAGCCTTCCTGATGGGCTCGTCCTTTGGTGCGGCCAAGCCGAATTTCTCCGTTTTTGACAACTGGATCCACGAACCGAGCTATCTCTCAGGCATGATTGCTGGCGCCACCACGAAATCCAATGTCATTGGCATGGTCGGCGGTTACGCGATCCCGGAGGTGAACCGCTTGATGCACGCCTTCATGGATGGTGCCACTTCGGTCAATCCGGACGTCAAGTTCCTGGTGACCTTCATCAACTCCTGGTACGACCCGCCTAAGGCGAAAGAATCTGCCTTTGCAATGATCGATAAGGGCGCAGACATTCTCTACGCCGAGCGGTTTGGTGTGTCTGATGCAGCCAAGGAAAAGGGCATTCTGGCCATTGGCAATGTGATCGACACCGCTGCCGATTATCCGGGCACCATCCTGTCGTCTGCGCTTTGGCACATGGAGCCGACCATCGACAAGGCAATTGCCGCTGTTGTGGCGGACGAGTTCGAGCCTGCAGACTATGGCCCCTACAGCTTCATGGGCTACGGTGGTGGCAGCTTCCTGGTTGATGAAGGTCTAGCATCTGCAGAGGCTGTTGCGGCCGCAAAGGCCAAGGAACAGGAAATTCTCGGCGGCCTGTTCCGCGTCAATGTCAATGACAGCGAACCGAAGTCGACCATGTAA
- the kduI gene encoding 5-dehydro-4-deoxy-D-glucuronate isomerase, with amino-acid sequence MDVRQVCSPLEAKGFDTNQLRANFLVEDLFAHGKISMAYSHLDRTVVGGVVPIAGALQLESNKQIGSENFLDRREIGIINIGAAGTIEADGSSYELASRECLYLPMGTVSVIFSSATADDPAEFYFISTPAHHAFPAMKITEDDANCLELGASSDANVRILRQYIHPDVCKSCQLVMGITTILDGSVWNTMPCHTHDRRSEVYLYFDMNEETRVFHFMGEPTETRHLVMKEKQAVLSPGWSIHSGAGTGRYSFIWSMAGDNQDFTDMDFVAMKDLR; translated from the coding sequence ATGGACGTTCGTCAGGTCTGCAGCCCTTTGGAAGCCAAAGGGTTCGACACAAATCAATTGCGCGCAAATTTTCTGGTTGAAGACCTGTTTGCTCACGGAAAGATCTCAATGGCCTACAGCCATCTGGACCGGACTGTTGTTGGCGGTGTTGTGCCGATTGCAGGCGCTCTTCAGCTTGAATCTAATAAACAAATTGGGTCTGAGAATTTTTTGGACCGCCGGGAAATCGGTATCATCAACATTGGGGCGGCCGGCACGATCGAAGCTGATGGCAGCAGTTATGAACTGGCGTCACGCGAGTGCCTCTATCTGCCGATGGGCACGGTTTCTGTCATCTTCTCCAGTGCAACTGCCGATGATCCGGCAGAGTTTTATTTCATTAGCACACCGGCTCATCACGCCTTTCCGGCGATGAAAATCACCGAAGACGATGCGAACTGTTTGGAGCTCGGCGCGTCATCTGATGCCAATGTCCGGATCTTGCGCCAGTATATTCATCCGGATGTCTGCAAAAGCTGCCAACTGGTCATGGGCATCACAACGATCCTGGATGGCAGCGTTTGGAACACCATGCCGTGCCACACCCACGACCGCCGGTCGGAAGTCTACCTCTATTTCGATATGAACGAGGAAACCCGTGTCTTCCATTTCATGGGAGAGCCAACGGAAACCCGGCATCTGGTCATGAAGGAGAAACAGGCTGTGTTGTCGCCGGGCTGGTCGATCCATTCAGGTGCCGGCACTGGCCGTTACAGCTTCATCTGGTCGATGGCTGGCGATAATCAGGACTTCACCGACATGGATTTTGTCGCGATGAAAGATCTTCGATAA
- a CDS encoding ABC transporter ATP-binding protein yields the protein MAPPAADAPVLLRLDGITKRFGALTANGDVSLDLRQGEILALLGENGAGKTTLMNILFGHYVADEGQVLVHSGGEDLKELEPGSPHAALDAGIGMVHQHFTLAENLSAFDNILLGTEPLAAIKSARAPARKKLEDLMQRSGLTVNLDTRISQLSVGEKQRVEILKALYRDARVLVLDEPTAVLTPQESDTLFATLTKLAKDGLGIIFISHKLAEVMASSHRIAVLRGGRKVADLPTSECSQRQLAELMVGHEITETVREPGTRGAPLFALKEVSAGHGRDVISNVSLELLSGEILGIAGVSGNGQTKLARVISGLETVEMGTVVLDGEDLAQASPRTMIDTGLARIPEDRHHDGIVGAMTVSENLAIEAIRKPENQKFGMLRFTAMRERAKDLIKAYDIRCQSETSPARLLSGGNIQKIVLARTLETQPKVVLAAQPSRGLDVGATSDVHKRLLAARARGAGVILISEDLDELMRLSDRIAVIHRGHLSEAEPTETLDRGKLGLRMAGHDGEEAA from the coding sequence ATGGCGCCGCCCGCAGCAGATGCACCCGTCCTTTTAAGGCTCGACGGCATCACCAAACGCTTTGGCGCCTTGACCGCCAACGGCGATGTTTCGCTTGATTTGAGGCAAGGCGAAATTCTGGCCCTGCTTGGTGAAAACGGCGCCGGAAAAACCACCCTCATGAACATTCTTTTCGGGCACTACGTGGCCGATGAAGGACAAGTTCTGGTGCACTCAGGCGGTGAAGATCTTAAGGAACTTGAACCCGGATCTCCGCACGCGGCGTTGGATGCCGGCATCGGCATGGTTCACCAGCATTTCACGCTGGCGGAGAACCTCAGCGCCTTCGATAACATTCTGCTTGGCACCGAACCGTTGGCGGCGATCAAATCCGCCCGAGCGCCTGCTCGAAAGAAACTTGAAGACCTGATGCAACGATCCGGATTGACGGTCAATCTGGATACCCGTATTTCGCAACTTTCTGTCGGTGAAAAGCAACGGGTTGAAATCCTGAAAGCCCTTTACCGTGATGCGAGGGTTCTGGTTTTGGATGAGCCGACCGCGGTGCTCACGCCACAAGAATCTGACACCTTATTTGCAACACTGACCAAGCTGGCGAAGGATGGTCTCGGAATCATCTTCATCTCGCACAAACTCGCGGAGGTCATGGCATCTTCGCATCGGATCGCGGTTCTACGCGGCGGCCGGAAAGTGGCAGATTTACCGACATCAGAATGTTCCCAGCGCCAGCTCGCTGAACTGATGGTAGGCCACGAGATTACCGAAACCGTGCGCGAGCCCGGAACGCGCGGCGCGCCACTGTTTGCCCTCAAAGAGGTTTCAGCCGGTCATGGCCGAGACGTGATTTCGAATGTTTCCCTTGAACTTCTGTCCGGCGAAATTCTTGGAATCGCCGGCGTATCGGGCAATGGCCAAACAAAACTGGCGCGGGTGATCTCCGGTTTGGAAACCGTCGAGATGGGCACAGTCGTCCTCGATGGTGAGGACTTGGCTCAGGCCAGTCCGCGCACGATGATCGACACCGGCCTTGCACGTATCCCTGAGGATCGCCATCACGATGGCATCGTTGGCGCGATGACGGTCTCTGAAAACCTCGCCATTGAAGCGATCCGCAAACCTGAAAACCAGAAATTCGGGATGCTCCGGTTTACCGCCATGCGGGAGCGGGCCAAGGATCTTATCAAGGCCTATGACATCCGCTGTCAGAGCGAGACCAGTCCCGCCCGGCTGCTCTCCGGCGGCAACATCCAGAAAATCGTTCTGGCACGAACGTTGGAAACTCAGCCGAAGGTCGTTCTGGCGGCACAGCCGTCGCGCGGACTGGATGTCGGAGCGACCTCTGATGTCCACAAACGACTGCTGGCTGCGCGGGCGCGCGGGGCTGGTGTCATTCTCATTTCCGAAGACTTGGATGAACTTATGCGCCTGTCGGATCGGATAGCCGTGATCCACCGCGGACATTTGTCTGAAGCTGAACCAACCGAAACGCTCGACCGTGGCAAACTGGGTCTGCGTATGGCCGGACATGATGGGGAAGAAGCAGCATGA
- a CDS encoding VWA domain-containing protein, with the protein MNVLTRCQLIGLLTTLSFAFPVAAAEAPRTTLVLDASGSMWGQIDGTPKISIAQNVISDLVRKLPGEIELGLTVYGHRRKGDCGDIESLIQPSKDSREAIIKGVNQIKPKGKTPLSAAVLQAAKELRHTEEKATVVLVSDGEETCNLDPCAVGRELEKTGIDFTVHVVGFDIAEAKTREQLQCLAKETGGKYLNADSAAGLADALTQVTAAAPLPEPAPDPEPQLASISGPSQAAAGSVISVAWEGPADRGDYVAILLNGDGEVFASQKDVKVGNPLEIKVTPEIGQHELVYVDADARTIIARAPFEVTEVSASLSAADTATAGDTLEVSWTGPANSGDYVDIAVKDDVLPHFINYFDVSEGPNATLRMPSKPGDYELRYIANTDPRKILTKIPVTVEDVSLSMKAPKTAAAGSTINVLWNGTSNPKDYIAFALPGEPLPHIVTMAETGEGNPLSIPVPDQPGEYELRYFFAAHDRIVQTLTVTVE; encoded by the coding sequence ATGAATGTTTTAACTAGATGCCAGTTGATCGGCCTGCTCACGACGCTGAGCTTTGCTTTTCCGGTTGCCGCGGCCGAAGCGCCCCGGACAACCTTGGTGCTGGATGCCTCAGGATCCATGTGGGGGCAAATTGACGGCACGCCAAAGATCTCCATCGCGCAGAATGTCATTAGTGACCTGGTTCGGAAATTGCCGGGTGAAATTGAACTGGGCCTGACCGTCTATGGCCACCGGCGGAAAGGCGATTGCGGCGACATTGAAAGCCTGATCCAACCCTCAAAAGATAGCCGTGAGGCCATCATTAAAGGCGTCAACCAAATCAAGCCAAAGGGCAAAACACCACTTTCAGCGGCCGTGCTGCAGGCCGCCAAAGAACTGCGCCATACGGAAGAAAAAGCAACGGTCGTTCTGGTGTCTGATGGGGAAGAGACCTGCAATCTCGATCCATGTGCGGTCGGCCGTGAACTGGAAAAAACCGGAATTGATTTTACTGTGCACGTGGTCGGTTTCGATATTGCGGAGGCCAAAACCCGCGAACAACTGCAATGTTTGGCAAAAGAAACCGGCGGTAAATATCTGAATGCGGACAGTGCGGCGGGCCTGGCAGATGCCTTGACGCAGGTGACCGCAGCAGCCCCCTTGCCTGAGCCGGCACCAGACCCTGAGCCCCAGTTAGCAAGCATCAGCGGCCCGAGCCAAGCTGCTGCAGGCTCCGTCATATCCGTTGCTTGGGAGGGGCCTGCTGATAGGGGCGATTATGTTGCCATCTTGTTGAATGGTGACGGTGAGGTCTTTGCCAGTCAAAAAGACGTTAAGGTGGGGAACCCACTGGAGATAAAGGTGACGCCGGAAATCGGTCAACATGAACTGGTTTATGTTGATGCCGATGCCAGAACCATCATCGCCCGCGCCCCGTTTGAGGTAACGGAGGTTTCTGCCAGTCTTTCAGCTGCGGACACGGCAACGGCAGGCGATACTCTCGAGGTGAGCTGGACCGGACCTGCGAACAGCGGCGATTATGTCGACATTGCCGTCAAAGACGATGTGCTTCCGCATTTCATCAATTATTTCGACGTGTCGGAAGGCCCTAATGCCACGCTACGGATGCCGTCCAAACCTGGCGACTATGAGCTCCGCTACATCGCCAATACCGATCCACGGAAGATCCTGACCAAAATTCCGGTGACCGTTGAGGACGTGTCCTTGTCGATGAAGGCGCCCAAAACGGCAGCGGCGGGAAGCACCATCAATGTTCTTTGGAACGGGACCAGCAATCCCAAGGATTACATTGCTTTTGCACTTCCCGGAGAGCCATTGCCGCATATTGTGACCATGGCGGAAACAGGCGAAGGCAATCCGCTGTCGATCCCTGTGCCAGACCAGCCGGGAGAATATGAACTGCGCTACTTCTTTGCCGCGCATGACAGGATCGTACAGACTTTGACGGTCACCGTTGAATAG
- a CDS encoding alpha/beta fold hydrolase encodes MNQYSDFISSIYSTAFNVQNFDRLITLSEQTLSSETAHNAELQALRRECEKHVIEAEKLLDQLPTAPDEDLQKPVFFVTPNGKFENPNEIARNLLKITHGDELAARPDRDAFENGRNNIPSDADRHIAAIRLRQDGTGKPVILIPDAPAPDGRVRYVGLDAIWHGTAEKAVQALYGLTPSEAEVLGLLMSGYAPTEVADSRDRSVETIRQQIKAITQKLHAKGLQEAIHLARAVAVSCQPAQTSPELDRRRSLILQDGRTLDFHEQGSPTGHPVIFLHGCLGGNRLPQGADQALKAAGIRLIAPARPWHGQSSGHLALLNDPGLYAKDLLALADHLGISRFSLLTYDTGSIFALTGAQVLSDRLASIVCTAAQPPMRSFSDFASAPQQHRIFAILARTSVPVLRYLSLLGDRKLKKEGRDRFPETIFTGSEADLAACRDDEVLDLMWTGHHFHVENGSDSFINDCRFIASNWSENLQKPACPVHFLHGTNDVSIHADRISVLATKLRAKTTWIEGAGHALPLSHWKPVVDALIEDLSSRQNPCR; translated from the coding sequence ATGAATCAGTATTCGGACTTTATCAGCTCCATTTATTCCACCGCTTTCAATGTCCAGAATTTCGACCGGCTGATCACCCTTTCAGAACAAACGTTGAGCAGCGAAACCGCGCATAATGCTGAGCTCCAAGCTTTGCGCCGCGAATGCGAAAAACACGTCATCGAAGCCGAAAAGCTTCTGGATCAGTTGCCAACTGCCCCGGATGAGGATCTGCAAAAACCGGTCTTTTTCGTCACGCCGAACGGCAAGTTCGAAAACCCAAATGAAATTGCCCGGAATTTGCTCAAAATTACGCATGGAGACGAGCTGGCCGCCCGGCCTGATCGTGATGCCTTTGAGAATGGGCGCAACAATATCCCATCTGATGCAGATCGCCATATTGCCGCAATCCGGTTACGCCAAGACGGTACCGGCAAACCGGTGATCCTGATCCCGGATGCTCCAGCTCCAGACGGCCGCGTCCGGTATGTTGGGCTGGATGCAATCTGGCACGGCACCGCAGAAAAAGCTGTGCAGGCGCTCTATGGTCTGACGCCTTCCGAAGCTGAAGTTCTTGGATTGCTGATGAGTGGATATGCCCCCACTGAAGTTGCCGATTCAAGAGACCGGTCGGTGGAAACCATCCGCCAGCAAATCAAGGCCATCACACAAAAACTGCATGCCAAGGGCCTGCAAGAAGCGATCCACCTGGCCCGCGCAGTTGCAGTGTCTTGCCAGCCAGCTCAAACGTCTCCGGAATTGGACCGCCGGCGCAGCCTGATCCTTCAAGATGGCCGCACGCTTGATTTCCATGAACAAGGATCTCCAACCGGCCACCCTGTTATTTTTCTTCATGGCTGCCTTGGAGGCAATCGTCTTCCGCAAGGAGCCGATCAGGCATTAAAGGCCGCCGGCATTCGGCTGATCGCACCAGCCCGTCCCTGGCATGGACAATCCAGTGGTCATCTTGCGCTTTTGAATGATCCGGGCCTTTATGCGAAGGATCTACTGGCTTTGGCCGATCATCTCGGCATCAGCCGGTTTTCGCTTCTAACGTATGATACGGGATCGATATTTGCATTGACTGGCGCGCAGGTTTTATCAGACAGGCTGGCGTCCATTGTCTGTACCGCCGCTCAGCCGCCGATGCGCAGTTTTTCCGACTTTGCATCAGCGCCCCAGCAGCACCGGATCTTTGCCATTCTTGCCCGCACATCCGTGCCGGTGCTGCGGTATCTGTCGCTGCTCGGCGACCGGAAACTGAAAAAGGAGGGCCGGGATCGGTTTCCCGAAACGATCTTTACCGGTTCTGAGGCCGATCTTGCAGCCTGCCGCGATGACGAGGTTTTGGACCTGATGTGGACCGGTCATCATTTCCACGTTGAAAATGGGTCCGACAGCTTCATCAACGACTGCCGGTTTATCGCATCGAACTGGAGCGAGAATCTTCAGAAACCGGCGTGCCCGGTTCACTTCCTGCACGGCACAAATGACGTGTCCATCCATGCCGACCGGATAAGCGTTCTGGCTACAAAGTTGAGAGCAAAGACAACCTGGATAGAAGGCGCCGGACACGCCCTCCCCTTAAGTCATTGGAAGCCGGTTGTTGATGCGCTTATCGAAGATCTTTCATCGCGACAAAATCCATGTCGGTGA
- a CDS encoding TRAP transporter small permease, producing MSMTHEQDGGAAEALPDSGSNGAAASPPPEITFADTGTDISDFGIADLPGLIAIWALAAIVFLQFFTRYVLNDSLAWTEEIARYMLIVVGFFGGISVTRKGTHIFLEFFYRYLSPKAGKWLAVAMELLSTLFFGYLAYLAVLLAQKTRTKMASVEIPKSLLYWSVCAALAIMAVYSALWLIRKVRQQPEDVLRELEEHSLHDAIDR from the coding sequence ATGAGTATGACTCATGAACAGGATGGAGGCGCCGCCGAGGCGCTCCCTGACAGTGGTTCAAATGGGGCAGCGGCTTCACCCCCACCGGAAATCACGTTCGCCGATACCGGCACGGACATCTCGGATTTCGGCATTGCCGACTTACCCGGCCTAATCGCCATCTGGGCACTGGCGGCCATCGTGTTCCTGCAGTTTTTTACCAGATACGTTCTCAATGACAGCCTGGCCTGGACGGAGGAAATCGCCCGTTACATGCTGATCGTAGTCGGTTTTTTTGGCGGCATCTCCGTGACCCGCAAGGGCACGCACATCTTTCTAGAGTTCTTCTACCGGTATCTGAGCCCAAAAGCCGGCAAGTGGCTCGCGGTTGCGATGGAATTGCTGTCGACGCTGTTCTTTGGGTATCTCGCCTATCTCGCAGTTCTGCTCGCCCAAAAGACCCGGACCAAAATGGCCTCGGTCGAGATCCCGAAAAGCCTGCTTTATTGGTCCGTCTGTGCAGCTCTGGCCATCATGGCCGTTTATTCCGCGCTCTGGCTCATCCGCAAAGTCCGGCAGCAGCCGGAAGATGTGCTGCGCGAATTAGAAGAACATTCCCTTCACGACGCGATAGATCGCTGA
- a CDS encoding sialic acid TRAP transporter substrate-binding protein SiaP, whose translation MSLRNFASALAVSFSALAATGTALAAELKWAHVYETGSAYHEVAEWAAEEVAKRTDGRVEIKVFPASSLGKEVEINEGLGIGAVDIIYTGPSFVERYYGPIAISDYPFIMRGWNHWLKYRESDLFSELSAGYNDATGNHVLGLVYYGQRHVTSNKPILTPADMKGLKIRVPNSPLMLMFPNAVDANPTPMAFSEVYLALQQGVVDAQENPLPTIKFKKFYEVQSNINLTGHILNSLLVIASDHALSQLADDEAAVREILDEAAMKASRTIYQSEQELVAWFTEQGITVNEVDQKPFQDAVRPLLTGDGVPYTMEHFERLGAL comes from the coding sequence ATGTCACTACGCAATTTTGCATCGGCGCTTGCCGTAAGCTTTTCAGCTCTGGCCGCCACAGGGACGGCACTCGCCGCCGAATTGAAGTGGGCGCATGTTTATGAAACCGGCTCGGCCTATCACGAGGTTGCCGAATGGGCGGCAGAGGAAGTGGCCAAGCGCACAGATGGCCGGGTGGAGATCAAAGTGTTTCCGGCATCATCCCTTGGCAAGGAAGTCGAGATCAACGAAGGCCTTGGCATTGGCGCGGTGGACATCATCTACACCGGCCCGAGCTTCGTGGAACGGTATTACGGCCCGATCGCGATTTCAGATTATCCCTTCATCATGCGCGGCTGGAACCACTGGCTGAAGTACCGTGAGAGCGACCTCTTCTCCGAACTGTCCGCGGGCTACAACGACGCGACCGGCAACCACGTTCTCGGACTGGTTTATTACGGTCAGCGCCATGTGACTTCGAACAAACCGATCCTGACGCCGGCGGATATGAAAGGACTGAAGATCCGTGTTCCAAATTCCCCGCTGATGCTGATGTTCCCAAATGCGGTGGATGCCAACCCGACGCCAATGGCCTTTTCCGAAGTTTATCTCGCGCTCCAGCAAGGCGTGGTCGATGCGCAGGAAAATCCGCTGCCAACGATCAAGTTCAAGAAGTTCTATGAGGTTCAGTCCAACATCAACTTGACCGGCCACATCCTGAACTCCCTCCTGGTGATTGCGTCCGACCACGCTCTGTCCCAGCTTGCCGATGATGAAGCTGCGGTCCGGGAAATCCTGGACGAGGCAGCCATGAAAGCCTCCCGGACGATTTACCAGTCTGAACAAGAGCTTGTCGCCTGGTTCACGGAACAAGGCATTACCGTCAACGAAGTGGATCAAAAACCGTTCCAGGATGCGGTCCGCCCTCTGCTGACCGGTGACGGTGTACCCTATACGATGGAGCACTTCGAGCGTCTTGGCGCTCTCTAA